One Periophthalmus magnuspinnatus isolate fPerMag1 chromosome 15, fPerMag1.2.pri, whole genome shotgun sequence genomic window carries:
- the pde10a gene encoding cAMP and cAMP-inhibited cGMP 3',5'-cyclic phosphodiesterase 10A isoform X3: MEDGPSSTSCFRRLTDCFLGASLTDEKVKAYLSLHPQMLDEFVLESVSTETLERWVKRKTSYKPTDDTSSKEVSRQYQDSNMQGVVYELNSYMEQRLDTGGDNKLLLYELCNIIKTATKADGFALYFLGECNNSLCLFTPTGAKDGPPTLIPSGPIAFGTTIAAHVAKTHKTLLVEDVMGDERFPDGTGQDSGIHSVLCLPILTAIGDLIAILELHRRRGREPFNLSHQEVATANLAWASVAIHQVQVCRGLAKQTEFNDFLLDVSKTYFDNIVAIDSLLEHIMIYAKNLVNADRCALFQVDHNNKELYSDLFDIGEEKEGKPVFRKTKEIRFSIEKGIAGQVARTGEVLNIPDAYADPRFNREVDLKTGYTTRNILCMPIVSRGTVIGVVQMVNKLSGSAFTKTDENNFKMFAVFCALALHCANMYHRIRHSECIYRVTMEKLSYHSICTSEEAKTLTQLNLPAPIYKEIETFHFDISPFEEIWPAVFIYMVHNSCGKTSFELEKLCRFTMSVRKNYRRVPYHNWKHAVTVAHCMYAILQKTPGIFTELEKKGLLVACLCHDLDHRGYSNTYLQKFDHPLAALYSTSTMEQHHFSQTVSILQLEGHNIFSNLNSSEYEQVLEIIRKAIIATDLALYFNNHQQLSELLSVGALDLNNHSHRDRVIGLMMTACDLCSVTKQWQITRLTANDIYAEFWAEGDEMKKIGIQPIPMMDRDKKDEVPQGQVGFYNAVAIPCYTTLAELFPPSGALLKACKENLSQWEKIASGEAEDIVVKEPSRSSAGDSGPVKVDN; this comes from the exons ATGACACGTCGTCAAAGGAAGTTAGCAGG CAGTACCAGGACAGTAACATGCAGGGCGTTGTGTACGAGCTCAACAGTTACATGGAGCAGCGCCTCGACACGGGAGGCGACAACAAACTTCTGCTTTACGAGCTGTGCAACATCATCAAGACTG CAACGAAAGCTGATGGATTTGCACTTTATTTCTTGGGAGAATGCAACAAT AGTTTATGTTTATTCACTCCAACGGGAGCCAAAGATGGTCCTCCCACCCTCATTCCCTCTGGCCCCATCGCGTTTGGGACGACCATAGCCGCTCATGTTGCCAAGACTCACAAAACACTGCTGGTAGAGGACGTCATGGGG gatgaGCGCTTCCCCGACGGCACAGGACAGGACTCAGGGATCCACTCTGTCCTGTGTCTGCCCATCCTCACTGCCATCGGAGACCTGATCGCCATTCTGGAGCTGCACCGGCGACGAGGCAGGGAGCCCTTCAACCTCAGCCACCAGGAG GTTGCAACAGCTAATCTAGCCTGGGCCTCAGTCGCTATTCATCAAGTACAG GTATGCAGAGGCCTCGCCAAACAGACAGAGTTCAATGACTTTCTACTTGATGTGTCAAA AACATACTTTGATAACATTGTGGCAATAGATTCTCTACTTGAACATATTATG ataTATGCAAAAAACCTGGTAAATGCAGACAGGTGCGCGCTCTTCCAGGTAGACCACAACAACAAAGAACTGTACTCCGACCTCTTTGACAttggggaggagaaagaaggcaaACCTGTCTTTAGGAAAACCAAAGAAATTAG GTTTTCTATAGAGAAAGGGATAGCTGGTCAAGTAGCACGGACAGGGGAGGTTTTAAATATCCCAGATGCCTATGCAGATCCAAGGTTTAACCG GGAGGTGGATTTGAAGACTGGGTACACCACGCGTAACATCCTGTGCATGCCCATTGTGAGCCGTGGCACAGTGATCGGAGTGGTGCAGATGGTGAACAAACTGAGCGGAAGTGCCTTCACTAAAACTGACGAgaacaactttaaaatgtttgctgTCTTTTGTGCTTTGGCCTTACACTGTGCAAAT ATGTACCACAGAATCCGGCATTCTGAATGCATCTACAGAGTGACTATGGAGAAGTTGTCTTATCACAGCATCTGCACATCAGAGGAGGCCAAGACCCTCACGCAACTCAACCTCCCAGCTCCCATTTACAAAGAAATAGAAAC GTTCCACTTTGATATCAGTCCCTTTGAAGAGATTTGGCCTGCTGTGTTTATCTATATGGTTCATAATTCCTGTGGAAAAACTAG TTTCGAGTTAGAAAAATTGTGTAGGTTCACTATGTCTGTCCGCAAGAACTACCGTCGTGTGCCCTACCATAACTGGAAGCATGCGGTCACGGTAGCACACTGTATGTACGCCATCCTACAGAAAACTCCAGGGATTTTCACAGAGCTAGAG AAAAAGGGTTTATTAGTAGCCTGTCTGTGCCATGATCTTGATCACCGTGGTTACAGTAACACGTACCTGCAGAAGTTTGACCATCCTCTGGCTGCTCTGTACTCCACGTCCACTATGGAGCAGCATCACTTCTCGCAAACTGTCTCCATCCTGCAG CTGGAAGGGCACAATATTTTTTCCAACCTGAATTCCAGCGAGTACGAGCAGGTGTTGGAGATAATCCGAAAGGCCATCATCGCCACAGACCTCGCCCTTTACTTCAACAACCACCAGCAGCTGTCCGAGCTCCTGTCTGTGGGCGCTCTGGACCTCAACAACCACTCACACAG GGACCGTGTGATTGGTCTGATGATGACAGCATGTGACCTGTGTTCTGTTACCAAGCAATGGCAAATCACACGACTCACCGCCAACGACATCTATGCAGAGTTCTGGGCCGAG GGAGATGAGATGAAGAAGATTGGGATCCAGCCAATACCCATGATGGACAGAGACAAGAAGGATGAGGTTCCCCAGGGCCAA gtgGGATTTTACAATGCAGTTGCAATCCCATGTTACACAACATTAGCAGAGCTGTTTCCTCCGTCCGGTGCTCTTCTTAAAGCCTGCAA ggAGAACCTGAGCCAATGGGAGAAGATTGCGAGTGGCGAGGCGGAGGACATAGTGGTGAAGGAGCCCAGTCGGTCGTCTGCTGGAGATTCAGGTCCCGTGAAGGTGGATAACTGA